The genomic DNA TTCTGCCAACTAATAACTAATATGCTCATATCCGCGATTGTAGCTGTATCTGAAAACAATGTTATCGGGCGCGACGGGCACTTGCCGTGGCACCTTTCTCAGGACCTTAAGCGCTTCAAGGCGATTACCACGGGGCATGCGGTTGTTCTCGGTCGCAAGAATTACGAAGATATCGGCCGTCCGCTCCCGAACCGTACGAACTACGTGCTGACCCGTAACAAGGACTTTCAGGCACCGGGCTGCGTTGTCTGCTCGTCGCTCGACGGGGCTATTGAGTCCGCTCGTGCTGCCGGCGAAACGGAATGCTTTATCATCGGCGGGGCGGCGGTTTACCGCGAGGCGATGCCGCTTGTCGAAAAGCTTTATTTGACGAGAGTCTTGTCGCATGTGGATGGCGATGTTTATTTCCCGGAGTGGGGGGGATCCTTTCAAAAAGTGAGCGAAGAAGCGTTTCCGGCTGATGAAAAGAATGATTTTGCAACGATTTTCGAAGTATGGATACGAAAAAAATAAGATTCTATCGTCTTTAGAATTACTTATTATTAAGAATGATGTTATTGAGGAATGGTAAGAGACTTTTAAAACTGTTGATTGCAGTGTTTGCCACTGTAATCGTAGCTTTATTTGTCATTAGTTTTAATGGCGCCTGCCGTCATAGCTTGTCTGACAACGTCATCAAGCTTAACGACGGTTGGTCTATATCTTTTTCTGATGTTCATCTCTCGGCTTTAGAGCATGTATCGGATTTCCGAGTCCCGTCGAATATAAAACCGGGTGATACCATTATCTACGAGCGCGACATGAAGAATGATTCCATTCCTTTGCCGACGACGCTTCGTTTTCATGCTTATCATGTTGCTGTGGCTGTCTATGTCGATAGTGTTTGCTATTATCGTTATGGCTTCGAGCGTTTTAAAGAGGGAAAGCTTGTCGGTAGCGGCATCCATCTTGTGAACATGCCGGAGTTCATTGATAATCATAAAATCCGTGTGGTGACTGTTGTTACCGAAAGTGCAGCCGCAAAGTCGGTCACGTCTATTGAACTTTTACGCTCTAATAGCATGACGGATTATTTTGCCAAGAATTTCGATTCCCTTACCATTGGTATTTTCCTGATTTTCTTTGGGATGATTGCCTTTATAACAGGCTGCTGTGCCGTTGGTTTTGAAAGGGCTTATTATCGTCTTATTTTGATAGGTCTTTTTGCGAGCTTGATGGGGCTTTGGACGCTTAATTACGCAAAGTGTATTCAGGTCTTCTCCGTCAATTATGCAATGGATACGACGTTGGAATATGTTTCGCTTTATCTGGCGGCAATTCCGTTTGGACTTCTTGTTATCAACATGCGTTCCGGAAAGATCGCTAAGTGGAAGCTGAATGTTCTAAAAGGTATTGTCGTCTTTGGAGTGTTGTTCTTTGTCGTGACCACCATTTTGCATGTGACTAATGTTGCGCATTATCCGGCATTCCTGTTAGTTTATCATCTCTATATTTTGCTCTCCTTCTTGTTCATGGTATTTTTCCGTGTATTCTATGAGCGTGGAGCGGGGTTGCAAGAAAAAATTCTTACGTCTGGAACTGTTGTTTTCGTCTTGTTTGGTATTGCGGATCTGTTCCGTTATAATGTGCAGAACTTGTTCGGTTTGGAAAAGTCGTTCCTGGATGCAACGTGCTTGCCTGTGGGAACGCTCCTGTTCATTGTGCTATTGATGGTGGGCTACCTCGTTTACATGTACGGAGAATTGATGGACAAGACCGAAAAGGAAGTTCTCCGCCAGATTGCGTATAGGGATGCTTTGACAGGCATTTACAACCGTGCTAAGTGCGAACGCATTTTCGAAATCTTGAAT from Fibrobacter succinogenes includes the following:
- a CDS encoding GGDEF domain-containing protein → MMLLRNGKRLLKLLIAVFATVIVALFVISFNGACRHSLSDNVIKLNDGWSISFSDVHLSALEHVSDFRVPSNIKPGDTIIYERDMKNDSIPLPTTLRFHAYHVAVAVYVDSVCYYRYGFERFKEGKLVGSGIHLVNMPEFIDNHKIRVVTVVTESAAAKSVTSIELLRSNSMTDYFAKNFDSLTIGIFLIFFGMIAFITGCCAVGFERAYYRLILIGLFASLMGLWTLNYAKCIQVFSVNYAMDTTLEYVSLYLAAIPFGLLVINMRSGKIAKWKLNVLKGIVVFGVLFFVVTTILHVTNVAHYPAFLLVYHLYILLSFLFMVFFRVFYERGAGLQEKILTSGTVVFVLFGIADLFRYNVQNLFGLEKSFLDATCLPVGTLLFIVLLMVGYLVYMYGELMDKTEKEVLRQIAYRDALTGIYNRAKCERIFEILNHDDSDYAIVSIDVNGLKYVNDTFGHSAGDKLLCSFAEVFKEAFDGVGTTIRMGGDEFVAIIRTEHLSDLNNALKKMVALEKDAKLPIPVTLNVAYGYSVRRCGDAVTAMDVYRMADANMYAMKLASKQQRMA
- a CDS encoding dihydrofolate reductase, with the translated sequence MLISAIVAVSENNVIGRDGHLPWHLSQDLKRFKAITTGHAVVLGRKNYEDIGRPLPNRTNYVLTRNKDFQAPGCVVCSSLDGAIESARAAGETECFIIGGAAVYREAMPLVEKLYLTRVLSHVDGDVYFPEWGGSFQKVSEEAFPADEKNDFATIFEVWIRKK